The following proteins are co-located in the Polyangiaceae bacterium genome:
- a CDS encoding FAD-dependent oxidoreductase, with protein sequence MGSITDAIERGAQVRVHTTVMEVLKDDKRVRGVRWRDRISGETGSTSARVVVNATGAWAPLTATLAGLEPRAARVRPGKGIHVFLDRRLTNYAIATTAIDGRQVFLMPWQNMSVLGTTDDDYYGDLDAVIANGDEVRYLMQAVARVFPSVTQARAIGTWGGVRPTLYGWGVNEDKLSREHEIVDHARHGAMASTR encoded by the coding sequence GTGGGTAGCATCACCGACGCCATCGAGCGTGGTGCGCAAGTGCGCGTCCACACCACCGTGATGGAAGTGTTGAAAGACGACAAGCGTGTGCGTGGCGTACGCTGGCGCGATCGTATCAGCGGAGAGACGGGCAGCACGTCGGCGCGGGTCGTGGTGAACGCCACCGGAGCGTGGGCGCCGCTCACCGCCACCTTGGCCGGCTTGGAGCCGCGAGCTGCGCGCGTTCGCCCAGGCAAGGGCATCCACGTGTTCCTAGACCGACGGCTGACGAACTACGCCATCGCCACCACGGCCATCGACGGTCGTCAGGTGTTCCTGATGCCCTGGCAGAACATGAGCGTGCTGGGAACGACCGATGACGACTACTACGGTGACCTGGATGCGGTGATCGCCAACGGTGACGAGGTCCGCTACCTGATGCAGGCCGTGGCGCGTGTCTTTCCGTCAGTCACCCAGGCACGCGCCATCGGAACCTGGGGCGGTGTGCGGCCGACGCTCTACGGTTGGGGCGTGAACGAAGACAAGCTCAGTCGAGAGCACGAGATCGTGGACCACGCGCGCCACGGCGCGATGGCCTCTACTCGATGA
- a CDS encoding dihydroorotate dehydrogenase-like protein, whose amino-acid sequence MDLTTQYLGLKLSSPLILGASPLGDHVSMVERAVEAGAGAVVMRSLFEEQLAAEQLATFSSTEHHGDAFSEASSFLPDPDSFVLGPEEYLKQVAKLKERVSVPIIGSLNGTTPRGWLRYASAMEQAGVSALELNVYQLAANPDYSAEHVESTILEMVQAVKEATKLPVAVKLSPYHTALAHFARRLDAIGVDGFVLFNRLYQPDIDVDELEIRQHIELSTPTELLLRLRWLAILHGKVKGSLAASGGVHSGLDAIKALMAGADGVQVVSAVLKNGPERFRQITREMVEFMEDHEYPSLSVLRGNMSLDNCPDPRAYERSNYVQLLQSWQLPPGLSR is encoded by the coding sequence ATGGATCTGACGACGCAGTATTTGGGCCTGAAGCTGAGCAGTCCGTTGATCCTCGGCGCATCGCCGCTGGGGGATCACGTTTCCATGGTCGAGCGAGCGGTGGAGGCGGGCGCTGGCGCGGTGGTGATGCGCTCGTTGTTCGAAGAGCAGCTGGCCGCCGAACAGTTGGCAACGTTTTCCAGCACGGAACACCACGGCGACGCCTTCTCGGAAGCCTCGAGTTTCCTACCGGATCCCGACTCTTTCGTGCTGGGGCCGGAAGAGTACTTGAAGCAAGTCGCAAAGCTCAAAGAGCGGGTATCGGTGCCGATCATCGGCTCTCTGAACGGCACCACGCCGCGAGGGTGGCTTCGCTACGCCTCGGCCATGGAGCAAGCTGGGGTCAGCGCGCTGGAGCTGAACGTGTACCAGCTGGCAGCAAACCCCGACTACAGCGCCGAACATGTGGAAAGCACGATCCTGGAGATGGTGCAGGCGGTGAAGGAGGCGACCAAGCTCCCGGTCGCCGTCAAGCTATCGCCCTACCACACCGCCTTGGCGCACTTCGCGCGTCGCCTCGATGCCATCGGTGTCGACGGCTTCGTGCTCTTCAATCGCCTGTATCAGCCCGACATCGACGTGGACGAACTGGAGATCCGCCAGCACATCGAACTGTCCACACCGACCGAATTGTTGCTCCGTTTGCGCTGGCTCGCGATCCTCCACGGCAAGGTGAAGGGCTCCTTGGCGGCGAGCGGCGGCGTGCACAGTGGTCTCGATGCGATCAAAGCGTTGATGGCCGGCGCGGACGGCGTTCAGGTCGTGTCCGCCGTGCTGAAGAACGGACCGGAGCGCTTTCGCCAGATCACACGCGAGATGGTCGAGTTCATGGAAGACCACGAGTACCCGTCCCTGTCGGTGCTGCGCGGCAACATGAGCCTGGATAACTGCCCGGACCCGCGCGCCTACGAGCGCTCCAACTACGTGCAGCTACTGCAGAGCTGGCAACTGCCCCCCGGCCTCAGCCGCTGA
- a CDS encoding radical SAM protein, whose translation MSARRLDLKVGFACNNLCRFCAQGDKRRSLRAIPGKELAQKLLHGRDQARGGLVLTGGEPAMHDEILALVRLAKGLGYAPIQLQTNGRLLSLPRVLHAFLQAGVTEISPSLHGPTAEVHDALTRAPGSFEQSARGIANSIAAGVPVVTNSVITRDNVDVLDQLVDLLASLGVRRAQLAFVHPVGTAWEHFDDVVPRLPRVRQALAPALHRATLHGMDLVTEAVPLCFLSGMEHLAVEARIPLTTVMDLEGTVDYSAWRQAEGKAKGPPCEGCEHGSRCEGPWREYPERLGWDEFSPAASASQT comes from the coding sequence GTGAGCGCTCGACGTCTGGACCTCAAAGTGGGGTTCGCCTGTAACAACCTGTGCCGCTTCTGCGCGCAAGGGGACAAGCGTCGTTCGCTGCGCGCCATTCCCGGCAAGGAGCTGGCGCAGAAGCTACTGCACGGCCGCGACCAGGCGCGCGGGGGACTCGTCCTGACGGGGGGAGAGCCCGCGATGCACGACGAGATCTTGGCGCTGGTGCGCTTGGCGAAGGGCCTTGGCTACGCTCCCATCCAGCTGCAGACCAACGGGCGCCTGTTGTCGTTGCCTCGCGTGCTGCATGCATTCTTGCAGGCCGGAGTGACGGAGATCTCTCCAAGCCTGCACGGGCCGACCGCGGAGGTTCACGACGCGCTGACGCGTGCGCCGGGCAGCTTCGAACAGTCCGCACGCGGGATCGCCAACTCGATCGCGGCAGGGGTGCCGGTGGTGACGAACTCGGTGATCACGCGCGATAACGTCGACGTCCTGGATCAGCTCGTGGACCTGTTGGCGTCCTTGGGTGTGCGCCGCGCGCAGCTGGCCTTCGTTCACCCCGTCGGGACTGCCTGGGAGCACTTCGACGACGTCGTTCCGCGATTGCCTCGAGTGCGACAGGCACTAGCGCCGGCCCTCCACCGAGCGACCCTCCACGGTATGGACCTGGTGACGGAGGCCGTTCCCCTTTGCTTCCTCTCGGGGATGGAGCACCTGGCCGTCGAGGCCCGCATTCCTCTGACCACGGTGATGGACCTCGAGGGGACCGTCGACTACTCGGCTTGGCGACAGGCCGAGGGCAAGGCGAAGGGACCGCCCTGCGAGGGTTGTGAACACGGCTCCCGCTGTGAAGGGCCTTGGCGCGAGTATCCCGAGCGCTTGGGTTGGGACGAGTTTTCACCCGCCGCCAGCGCCTCCCAGACTTGA
- a CDS encoding radical SAM protein, producing MPATLENPMQSTLDHRSLYRLPWNLADNPIVWAEPTQACNLACDGCYRKNVREHKPIDQVCEELETFARLRNFDGVSIAGGDPLVHPNVVEIVRHVKEMGRKPILNTNGLALDRALLRELKSAGLVGLTFHVDSRQGRPGWKQTSEKSLNALRLEFAQMVAEVGGMACAFNSTVYEDTLHEVPDIVEWAGQHMDIVHTVVFITYRAAAEGAFDYWSGGNAVDMGSLVYSATDQRRSDISSPEVVKVIRERFPDFMPAAYLNGTEKPDSFKWLLALRVGSRGDVFGYVGPKFMEAVQSSHHFATGRYLAYSPPSALALGRSVMISGLWDRGLRGAAAKYASWLGRHPFGALRRQHLQAVMVIQPIDILEDGRQNMCDGCPDMTLHEGRLAWSCRLEELRNFGRFVNTTPRNGQQPTADVSSS from the coding sequence ATGCCCGCCACCTTGGAGAACCCAATGCAGTCGACCCTCGATCATCGTTCGCTCTATCGCTTGCCCTGGAATTTGGCCGACAACCCCATCGTTTGGGCCGAGCCCACCCAGGCCTGCAACTTGGCCTGCGATGGCTGCTATCGCAAGAACGTGCGCGAACACAAACCGATCGACCAGGTCTGCGAAGAACTGGAGACCTTTGCGCGCCTGCGCAACTTCGACGGGGTCAGCATCGCCGGGGGCGATCCACTGGTGCACCCGAACGTCGTCGAGATCGTGCGGCACGTGAAAGAAATGGGACGCAAACCCATTCTGAATACCAACGGCCTCGCTTTGGATCGCGCGCTGCTCCGCGAGCTGAAGAGCGCGGGCTTGGTGGGACTGACCTTCCACGTAGATAGCCGTCAGGGGCGGCCCGGGTGGAAGCAGACCAGCGAGAAATCCCTCAACGCGCTGCGCCTCGAGTTCGCGCAAATGGTCGCCGAGGTGGGTGGAATGGCATGCGCCTTCAACTCCACGGTGTACGAAGACACGCTGCACGAAGTCCCGGACATCGTCGAATGGGCCGGGCAGCACATGGACATCGTCCATACGGTGGTGTTCATCACCTATCGAGCCGCGGCCGAGGGCGCCTTCGACTATTGGAGCGGCGGCAACGCCGTCGACATGGGGAGTCTCGTGTACTCGGCCACGGACCAGCGCCGCAGCGATATCAGCTCGCCCGAAGTGGTGAAGGTCATTCGCGAACGTTTCCCCGACTTCATGCCCGCGGCGTACTTGAACGGCACGGAAAAGCCCGACTCTTTCAAGTGGTTGCTCGCCCTGCGCGTAGGCAGTCGCGGCGACGTGTTCGGCTACGTGGGGCCGAAGTTCATGGAGGCCGTTCAGTCAAGCCACCACTTCGCCACGGGACGCTACCTTGCGTATTCACCACCGTCGGCTCTGGCCTTGGGTCGCTCCGTGATGATCAGCGGACTCTGGGATCGCGGTCTGCGAGGCGCCGCGGCGAAGTACGCATCGTGGCTGGGGCGTCATCCCTTCGGTGCGCTACGCCGCCAGCACCTGCAGGCCGTCATGGTGATCCAGCCCATCGACATCTTGGAAGACGGTCGTCAGAACATGTGCGACGGCTGCCCGGACATGACGCTGCACGAGGGGCGCCTGGCATGGTCGTGTCGCCTGGAAGAACTGCGCAATTTCGGTCGCTTCGTCAACACCACGCCACGCAACGGGCAGCAGCCCACCGCGGACGTGAGCAGTTCCTGA
- the nifJ gene encoding pyruvate:ferredoxin (flavodoxin) oxidoreductase, whose product MSRVTLDGNEAVASVAYRLNEVIAIYPITPASSMGELSDAWAAQGKPNLWGQVPSVVEMQSEGGAAGAVHGSLQAGSLTTTFTASQGLLLMIPNLYKIAGELSPMCLHVAARTVATHALSIFGDHSDVMACRGTGMAMLCSASVQEAQDMACIGQIASLASRVPFLHFFDGFRTSHEVATLEPLSDDQLRAMLDPETMRAHRGRALTPDRPVLRGTAQNPDVFFQAREACNSFYDACPQAVERAMARFAEVAGRRYGLFDYFGHPEAEHVVVVMGSGAETVREVVLRCAADGQRVGVVVVRLYRPFSAAALLQALPRSVKRVAVLDRTKEPGSAGEPLFQDVLTAIAESDRSGIKVIGGRYGLSSKEFTPAMVRGILDELAKDAPKTRFTVGIVDDVTHLSLPARAAGGDDYPGFEGVFWGLGSDGTVGANKNSIKIIGEHTGLHAQGYFVYDSKKSGAVTVSHLRFGEAQIAAPYLIERAGFVACHQFSLLEQFDVLATARKGATFLLNSPYPAESLWQHLPREVQECILEKELEIHIIDATRISTEAGLGRRINTVMQVCFFALSGVLPKETAIELIKGSIAKAYGSKGDEVVHRNVAAVDATLAALEKFEPPRETNGQPRRPVVPSAAPDFVQRVTAVILEGKGDHLPVSAFPVDGTWPTATSQWEKRDLALEIPIWEKDVCIQCNKCTLACPHAAIRAKVYAPEALGGAPDGFETTTWKAGPLKGQNFTLQVAPEDCTGCGLCVAVCPAKDKASPRRKAINMQPQRPVRDAQVKNYDFFLKLPEVDASKVTPDVKHTQLLQPLFEYSGACAGCGETPYIKLLTQLFGDRLFIANATGCSSIYGGNLPTTPYTVNPDGRGPAWSNSLFEDNAEFGFGMRLSVDAHAARALHLLRTLGSELNADLVREIADAPQADAADVAAQRERVASLRKALVKSATPAAKELLELTDYLVKKSVWIVGGDGWAYDIGYGGLDHVLASDRNVNVLVLDTEVYSNTGGQASKATPLGAAAKFASAGKAVGKKDLGLAAMNYGHVYVARVAFGAKDAQTLRAFLEAEAYPGPSLIIAYSHCIAHGYDLVHGATQQKLAVDSGVWPLFRYDPRRVEQGLPPLELDVGAPKAKVGDYMRGETRFRMVERMDRERFHMLMKKAEHDAHKRVALYEQLAHLSVPKET is encoded by the coding sequence GTGAGTCGTGTCACCCTCGACGGCAACGAAGCCGTTGCCTCGGTTGCCTACCGGCTGAACGAAGTCATCGCCATCTATCCCATCACTCCGGCGTCCTCCATGGGCGAGCTGTCGGATGCGTGGGCAGCGCAAGGAAAGCCGAACCTGTGGGGGCAGGTGCCGTCGGTCGTGGAGATGCAGAGCGAAGGCGGCGCCGCTGGCGCTGTGCACGGCAGCCTGCAGGCGGGGTCGTTGACGACCACCTTCACTGCCTCCCAAGGGCTGCTCTTGATGATCCCCAATCTCTACAAGATCGCTGGGGAGCTCTCGCCCATGTGCTTGCACGTGGCCGCACGCACCGTGGCCACGCACGCGCTGAGTATCTTCGGGGATCACTCGGACGTGATGGCATGCCGCGGCACGGGAATGGCGATGCTGTGTTCCGCCTCGGTGCAGGAAGCCCAGGACATGGCCTGTATCGGCCAGATCGCCTCACTGGCATCCCGCGTTCCGTTCCTGCACTTCTTCGACGGCTTCCGCACCTCACACGAAGTGGCAACCCTGGAGCCGCTCAGTGACGACCAACTGCGAGCCATGCTGGACCCGGAGACGATGCGCGCGCATCGCGGGCGCGCACTGACTCCGGACCGCCCGGTGCTGCGCGGAACGGCGCAGAATCCGGACGTCTTTTTCCAGGCGCGGGAAGCGTGCAACTCCTTCTACGACGCCTGTCCCCAGGCGGTGGAGCGCGCCATGGCGCGCTTTGCCGAGGTGGCCGGCCGACGCTACGGCCTGTTCGACTACTTCGGCCACCCGGAAGCGGAACACGTGGTCGTCGTGATGGGCTCCGGCGCGGAAACCGTGCGCGAGGTGGTGCTGCGCTGCGCTGCCGACGGTCAACGCGTCGGCGTGGTCGTCGTGCGGCTGTACCGTCCCTTCTCGGCGGCAGCCCTGTTGCAGGCGTTGCCCCGCAGCGTCAAGCGCGTCGCCGTGCTCGACCGCACCAAGGAGCCGGGGTCCGCGGGCGAACCCCTGTTCCAAGACGTGCTCACCGCCATCGCCGAGAGCGATCGCAGCGGCATCAAAGTGATCGGAGGCCGCTACGGCCTGTCGAGCAAAGAGTTCACTCCCGCGATGGTGCGCGGCATCCTCGACGAGCTCGCCAAAGACGCGCCCAAGACGCGCTTCACGGTAGGCATCGTCGACGACGTCACTCACCTCTCCCTGCCGGCGCGCGCGGCGGGCGGCGACGACTATCCGGGTTTCGAGGGCGTGTTCTGGGGGCTCGGTTCCGACGGAACCGTCGGCGCCAACAAGAACTCGATCAAGATCATCGGCGAGCACACTGGCCTGCATGCCCAGGGCTACTTCGTCTATGACTCCAAGAAGTCCGGCGCCGTCACGGTGTCGCATCTGCGCTTCGGCGAAGCGCAGATCGCAGCGCCCTACCTCATCGAGCGCGCTGGTTTCGTCGCCTGCCATCAGTTCTCCTTGCTGGAGCAGTTCGACGTGCTGGCGACCGCGCGCAAGGGCGCGACGTTCTTGCTCAACAGCCCCTATCCCGCCGAAAGCCTGTGGCAACACCTGCCTCGTGAGGTGCAGGAGTGCATCCTGGAGAAGGAGCTCGAGATCCACATCATCGATGCCACGCGCATCTCGACGGAAGCGGGCCTGGGCCGCCGCATCAATACCGTGATGCAGGTTTGCTTCTTTGCGCTCTCGGGTGTGCTGCCCAAAGAGACGGCCATCGAACTGATCAAGGGGTCCATCGCCAAGGCCTACGGCTCCAAGGGAGATGAAGTCGTCCATCGCAACGTGGCCGCCGTGGACGCGACCTTGGCCGCCTTGGAGAAGTTCGAGCCGCCGCGTGAGACGAACGGCCAGCCGCGACGACCCGTAGTGCCCTCCGCCGCGCCGGACTTCGTGCAGCGGGTGACCGCCGTGATCCTGGAAGGCAAAGGCGACCACCTGCCCGTCAGTGCGTTTCCCGTCGACGGCACCTGGCCGACGGCGACGAGCCAGTGGGAAAAGCGCGATCTGGCACTGGAGATCCCAATCTGGGAGAAGGACGTCTGCATCCAGTGCAACAAGTGCACGCTGGCGTGTCCCCACGCTGCCATTCGCGCCAAGGTGTACGCGCCGGAGGCACTGGGCGGCGCGCCCGACGGCTTCGAGACGACTACCTGGAAAGCCGGACCCCTCAAGGGTCAGAACTTCACCCTGCAGGTCGCCCCGGAGGATTGCACCGGCTGTGGGCTGTGCGTGGCGGTCTGCCCCGCCAAGGACAAGGCCTCGCCGCGTCGCAAGGCGATCAACATGCAGCCGCAGCGGCCCGTGCGCGACGCTCAGGTGAAGAACTACGACTTCTTCCTGAAGCTGCCCGAAGTGGACGCGAGCAAAGTCACGCCGGACGTGAAGCACACTCAACTGCTGCAGCCCCTGTTCGAGTACTCGGGCGCCTGCGCGGGCTGCGGCGAGACGCCGTACATCAAGCTGCTGACTCAGCTGTTCGGGGATCGACTCTTCATCGCCAATGCCACGGGCTGCTCGTCGATCTACGGCGGAAACCTGCCCACGACGCCCTACACCGTGAACCCGGACGGGCGCGGGCCGGCCTGGTCGAACTCCTTGTTCGAGGACAACGCGGAGTTCGGCTTCGGGATGAGGCTCTCCGTGGACGCCCACGCGGCGCGTGCCCTGCACTTGCTGCGCACACTCGGCAGCGAGCTGAACGCGGATCTGGTACGCGAGATCGCCGACGCTCCGCAGGCCGACGCTGCTGATGTCGCGGCACAACGCGAGCGCGTGGCGTCCTTGCGCAAGGCCTTGGTCAAGTCGGCGACGCCAGCCGCCAAGGAACTGCTCGAGCTGACGGACTACCTGGTCAAGAAGAGCGTGTGGATCGTGGGAGGAGACGGCTGGGCCTACGACATCGGCTACGGCGGCCTGGACCACGTGCTCGCGTCGGATCGCAACGTGAACGTGCTGGTGCTCGACACGGAAGTGTACTCGAACACCGGCGGTCAGGCGTCCAAGGCCACGCCGCTGGGCGCCGCAGCCAAGTTCGCCAGCGCCGGCAAGGCCGTGGGCAAGAAGGATCTCGGTCTGGCGGCCATGAACTACGGCCACGTCTACGTTGCACGAGTCGCTTTTGGCGCCAAGGACGCGCAGACCCTGCGTGCGTTCCTCGAAGCGGAGGCCTACCCGGGCCCGTCGCTGATCATCGCCTACAGCCACTGCATCGCTCACGGTTACGACTTGGTGCACGGAGCGACCCAACAAAAGCTCGCGGTGGACTCGGGCGTTTGGCCGCTCTTCCGCTACGACCCTCGACGCGTGGAGCAGGGCCTGCCTCCCTTGGAGTTGGACGTGGGTGCGCCCAAGGCGAAGGTGGGAGACTACATGCGGGGCGAGACTCGATTCCGCATGGTGGAGCGCATGGATCGCGAGCGATTCCACATGCTGATGAAGAAGGCCGAGCACGACGCGCACAAGCGCGTGGCCCTGTACGAACAACTTGCACACCTCAGCGTGCCCAAGGAGACCTGA
- a CDS encoding RNA polymerase sigma factor: MTDRALTGHPGQMLSALTPAAPTALRLARAESSASSAAVRRVEFEAIYEAHFDFVWRSLRRLGVSDASLDDAAQDVFVVVHKRIEGFEGRSSLKTWLFGVALRVSRNYRRSARRRPTDALSDETVADTTRPGPHEATAQAEAVRLLHALLDTLADDRRAVFVMMELEQMSAPEVAETLGVNLNTVYSRLRKARAEFSAALARHNARSNRP, from the coding sequence GTGACGGATCGAGCGCTGACCGGACACCCAGGGCAGATGCTCTCCGCTCTGACCCCCGCCGCGCCGACGGCCCTCCGCCTGGCGCGCGCCGAATCCTCCGCGTCGTCGGCCGCGGTGCGGCGGGTCGAATTCGAAGCGATCTACGAGGCGCATTTCGATTTCGTGTGGCGGAGTCTGCGGCGCTTGGGGGTGAGCGACGCTTCCCTCGACGACGCCGCCCAAGACGTGTTCGTGGTCGTGCACAAGCGAATCGAGGGGTTCGAGGGCCGCTCCAGTCTCAAGACGTGGCTGTTCGGAGTCGCGTTGCGCGTGTCGCGCAACTATCGACGAAGCGCACGGAGACGGCCAACGGACGCCCTGTCCGACGAGACCGTAGCAGACACGACTCGGCCGGGGCCTCACGAAGCGACGGCACAGGCCGAAGCCGTGCGCCTTCTTCACGCGTTGCTGGACACCCTCGCCGACGACCGTCGCGCCGTGTTCGTGATGATGGAGCTGGAGCAGATGAGCGCGCCCGAAGTTGCCGAGACCCTCGGCGTCAACCTGAACACGGTCTACTCGCGCCTGCGCAAAGCACGCGCGGAGTTCAGTGCGGCGCTCGCCCGCCACAACGCACGGAGCAATCGCCCATGA
- a CDS encoding FAD-dependent oxidoreductase, whose protein sequence is MAARVVVVGGGVAGLAAAWSARQAGADVTLVHAHAGASALYSGALDEHRAPSSEQANALMRFAVALGGWHYGSGPHRIVTETGLCRAVAGKDTALLDLEPTAGRVVGVLDAVHASWNAALVARELESSAWAKRTKTRFTVVAAADLLSPAEAAVPCYDLARRFDRPERQAAAAKLLSEAKGDCAALLCGPWLGLEVDVAETLSASVGIAVGETTSAPGGVAGARFELARERLLSGSEITVLRERAKSVEPRPNGLRVTLQSRELDADAVVLALGGVAAGGIIVDDARPDHPGGACFHASVEAPIALQLDGRAVERASTLHGIDFCLSGLDTLQRVGIAAKDGATATPGLFVAGDCEADAPRAVLHAANRGLVVGLRAARGAAA, encoded by the coding sequence GTGGCCGCGCGCGTCGTCGTGGTTGGCGGGGGAGTCGCGGGCCTCGCGGCGGCGTGGTCGGCGCGCCAAGCCGGCGCCGATGTCACCCTCGTTCACGCTCACGCGGGCGCCTCCGCTCTCTACTCCGGAGCGCTGGACGAGCATCGGGCGCCGAGCAGCGAACAAGCCAACGCACTCATGCGCTTCGCGGTTGCCCTCGGCGGCTGGCACTACGGCAGCGGCCCCCACCGCATCGTCACCGAGACGGGGCTCTGCCGCGCGGTGGCCGGCAAGGACACGGCGCTGCTCGACCTCGAACCCACCGCGGGGCGCGTCGTGGGGGTGCTGGACGCAGTGCACGCCAGCTGGAATGCGGCGCTGGTCGCACGCGAACTGGAGAGCAGCGCATGGGCGAAGCGAACGAAGACCCGCTTCACTGTCGTGGCTGCCGCAGATCTGCTGTCGCCCGCGGAAGCCGCGGTTCCCTGCTACGACTTGGCCCGGCGCTTCGATCGACCCGAACGCCAAGCGGCTGCGGCCAAGCTGCTGAGCGAAGCAAAGGGCGACTGCGCAGCGCTGCTGTGTGGCCCATGGCTCGGACTCGAAGTCGACGTAGCCGAGACGCTGAGCGCGAGCGTGGGAATCGCGGTCGGGGAAACCACCTCGGCCCCCGGCGGAGTCGCCGGCGCGCGCTTCGAGCTTGCCCGCGAACGCCTACTTTCGGGAAGTGAGATCACGGTGCTCCGGGAGCGCGCCAAGTCTGTGGAGCCGAGGCCAAACGGTCTGCGGGTCACGCTGCAGTCCCGTGAACTCGACGCCGACGCCGTCGTGCTGGCGCTGGGGGGTGTGGCTGCCGGCGGCATCATCGTCGACGACGCGCGGCCAGACCATCCAGGGGGAGCGTGCTTTCACGCGTCGGTCGAAGCGCCGATTGCGCTTCAGCTCGACGGGCGCGCCGTCGAGCGCGCCAGCACGCTGCACGGCATCGATTTCTGCTTGTCCGGCCTCGACACCCTGCAGCGAGTCGGAATCGCCGCCAAAGACGGTGCGACGGCGACGCCGGGACTCTTCGTCGCCGGCGACTGCGAGGCAGACGCGCCGCGGGCGGTGCTCCACGCCGCGAACCGCGGCCTTGTCGTGGGGTTGCGCGCGGCTCGCGGCGCAGCTGCGTGA